The sequence below is a genomic window from Lentimicrobium sp. L6.
AATCTTTTCCGATAAATCAAAAACAATAATCACCCCTGCCAAAAGTGTAATGGCATAGAAAAAAGTTCCTAAAAACTTCTTGATGATATATCTATCAATCTTTTTGAGCATATATTATAGTCTATTCTGTAATTTTGGAACCATCATATTTTTCCATGAGGCAAAATCACCTGCTAAGATATGCTTTCTAGCTTCGCCTACCAACCATAAATAAAAACGAAGATTATGCAGACTTGCAGCCATAGGACCTAGAGTTTCTTTGGCCACAAATAGATGACGGATATAGGCTTTGGAATAAATACTGTCTACAAAAGAGAATCCATTTGGATCGATAGGGCTAAAATCTTTTTCCCATTTCTTATTTTTAATATTGATGATTCCTTCACTGGTAAACAACATTCCATTTCTTCCATTACGAGTAGGCATCACACAATCAAACATATCTATTCCTAAAGCAATTCCCTCTAAAATATTCACTGGTGTTCCTACACCCATTAAATAACGTGGCTTATCTTTTGGTAAGATATCACAAACCTCTTCAGCCATTTCATACATCATCTCAGCTGGCTCACCAACGGATAATCCACCAATTGCATTTCCTTCGGCTCCTACATTAGCAATATACTCTGCCGACCGTTTCCTCAAATCACTATAAGTACTTCCTTGCACAATAGGGAATAAGGCTTGTTTATGCCCATACTTTCCTTCTGTATTTTTGAATTGATTCACACACCTGTCCAACCAACGATGTGTCATTTCCATAGAATTCTTAGCATAATCATAATCGCAAGGATAAGGTGTACACTCATCAAAAGCCATCATGATATCGGCACCAATACTCCTTTCAATGTCCATGACTCTTTCCGGAGTAAACATGTGTCTTGAACCATCTATATGAGATTGAAAAAGAACACCCTCCTCAGTCAACTTACGAGTACCAGCTAAACTATAAACTTGATATCCACCACTATCTGTCAATATTGGTCTATCCCAACCATTGAATTTATGCAATCCTCCGGCTGCTTCCATTATTTCCATACCAGGACGAAGATAAAGGTGATAAGTATTCCCTAATATGATTTGGGCATTGGTATCTTCCTTTACATCACGTATATGCACTGCTTTTACCGCACCAGCAGTACCGACAGGCATAAAGATAGGAGTTTGTATTTTTCCATGATCGGTTGTAATCTCACCCGCTCTTGCTTTACTTTTATCGTCTAATTTATCAATCCGAAAATCCATGCTATTCTAGTTTTTTGCAAAGATAGAAAATGCCTTATTGTCTGCTATTTTTGTAAGTTATTAATTGTTAAGGAATTCAAGAAAAAGCTGTTCTGTCTTGCATTCATTTTTATCAACAAATGGTCTTTAGTAAATAAGCAAGGGCCGAAAAAATACAGTCCATGCCTTTTGTACTTTCGTTTCTTGTAAATAAAGCATAAATGATCAATTTCTACGATATAAACATTATTATTTTCGGTGTTTTTGCATTGGCCTTTTTGATACAGATGATCTATATCTGGTTCATTTTTGGGCGTTTGGCTTTTTATAAACCAAACATAGATAAGCGAATTGAAAAACCTGTTTCGGTGGTTATTACTGCTAGAGATGATTATTTCTTTCTACAAAAACATCTACCCAGTATTTTAACACAAGACTATCCTGAATATGAAGTAGTAGTGGTAAATGACCGCTCCGATGATGAAACCATGGCCTTACTAGACAGATTGAATAATCAGTATGACCATTTGAAAGTGGTGAATATGAATCATAGTGTGAGTTTTTACCCTGGCAAGAAATTCCCACTTTCTATTGGAATCAAATCGGCCAAACATGAAATATTACTTCTAACCGATTCCGACTGTCAAGTAAATAGCAAAGACTGGATAAGGAATATGCAAATGGGATTTGATGAACAAACTCAAATCATTTTAGGATATGGTCCTTACCAACCCAAAAAAGGAATTCTTAATTCACTTATCAGATATTATAGTTATTTCACAGCCTTACAATATCTTTCCTTTGCTTTAGCAAAGATGCCATATATGGGTGTAGGTAGAAATTTGGCATATACAAAATCCCTTTTTTTTAAGAATAATGGATTTATCTCACATTATAGGGTCGCTTCTGGTGACGATGATTTATTCGTGAACGAAACTGCAAAAAAGAATAATGTAAAAATTTGTATTAATCCAGATAGCTTCACCTACAGTGTACCTAAAACGACTTTTGGTCAATGGATCAAACAAAAGAAAAGACATTTGTCAGCGGGTAAATTATACAAAAAAAGACATCAATTTGTATTGAGTTTATACCCATTCAGCTTGCTCTTATTCTATTCTCTATTTGCTTTCCAGATGTATACTGGATTCCTATTTTACTATGTATTAGGCATTTTGGCTGTTCGTTTAATCAGTTTCATGGTGATTCAGAAAACTAGTATGAATAAGCTCAACGAAAAGAAATTATTTTTAACTTCGCCAATATTAGAACTGTTTATCTTTTTACTCAATAGTTTATTGGTAATGAGTAACACCATCTACACTAAAAACAAATGGAAGTAAACAATAAGCTGACTCATAAAGCTCAACGAGACTACGAATTAGTTTTAAAGGCCCTAAAAGGTAATCAAGATGCTTATGCAGAATTGATGAAAAATTATAGGGATAGCCTTTACTTCATGCTCCTAAAAATGACTAATAATGCCACCGATGCTGAAGATTTAACCATTGAAGCCTTTGGAAAAGCATTTAAAAATATCAAATCCTATTCACCCAAATATGCTTTTAGCACCTGGCTTTTTAAAATAGCAACCAATAATGCTATTGATTTTATTAGAAAGAAAAAGCAACGCACACTAAGCATCGACAAACCATACTCCAATAGTGAGGAAGGGCCTGATATGTCACAAAATATTGAATCTGGAGGATTAGACCCAGAGGAAGCTTTCATTAGACAGCAAAAAATTCAGTTGATGAGAGGAATAGTAGACAAGTTGAAGCCGCACTATAAAACACTTGTTGAACTCAGGTATTTCAAAGAATATTCCTATGAAGAAATTGCTGAAGAACTAGAGCTCCCATTAGGAACAGTTAAAGCCCAATTGTTTAGAGCTCGTGAGTTTCTCTATAATGTTTTGAAAGAATCTAAAGACAAAATTTAGAACCAAATTTCACGAATTATCCTAATATTCCTTTTTCATTTTTTTTAATATTAATTGAAAATATTTGATTTTCTTTGTATAAACAAGTATCTTTAAAATTATAAAACGATTTAAAATATCCATTATGAATAAACTTTTCCCTTTACTTATCATACTTGCATTGGCTCTCACCTCTTGTAATACTGTAAAAACTACCGTTGACTATGATCCGCAAGCTGATTTTAGCGTATACAAAACATTTTCTTATGTACCATGGAACAAACAAAGTGATGAGATTTTAAGTGAGCGCGATAAAAAAAGATTTAGAGCTGCTTGCACAGCTCAATTAGAAAAAATAGGTTATGTAAAAGGTGAAGGAAAAACAGATTTAGTCGTCAATCTATTTTTAATAATTGATGAAAAAACTGGAACTGCTACTTTTAATGACTTCTACTCTTCTGGTGGCCCAACTGTAGGATATTATTATGGCCCTTGGGGATATAATAGCCCAGGTGGAGTTTCTGTTGTTGGAACCATGCATAGTTACGATTATGAAGAAGGAACATTAATAGTTGACCTTTTGGATGTGAAGAAAAAACAATTGGCTTGGCAAGGTATTGCTAAAAAGACTTTAAAGTCTCATAAAAAAGGTGACGGTGAGGCCATAAATGTAGTTATGGAAAAACTTTTTAAAGGTTTCCCCCTTCAAGCCTCAAAATAAACCCAATGGAACTCAGCGAAAGACCACGTGTATTAATAGTTGATGATGACAAGCAAAACCTTTTAGTAACTGCTGAAGCACTCAAACATCTAGGAGCTGATATTGATATCACAACCAAAGCAAAAGAAGCCATTTACTGGATTAATAGTAAAAATTATGCACTATTGATTTTTGATGTGCAAATGCCTGAAATGGATGGTTTTCAGTTGGCAGAAATAATACAAAGTGGTTATCGAAATAGCAAAACCCCAATCATCTTTATCAGTGGGGTATACTTTGATGAGTTCAGTATTTTCAAAGGATACAGGAAGGGTGGTGTAGACTATATGACAAAACCACTTAATATGGAAATCCTTCAATCTAAAGTCCTTATATTTTTAGAGATTGAACAATCTCGACGAGATCTGGAAATAGAGAAGACTAAATCCTTAAAAGCCCTAGAAGATAAGATCCTTGCTGTTGGAACGGTAAGTCATGAAATACGAAATCCGCTTGGCGTCATAGCTAGTATTGCAGACTTAATGCGTGACGATATTAAAGATCCTGAACTATTAACCTACCTGAATATACTAAGTTCCTCCACCGATCACATGTCCCGTTTGCTGAATGACTTAGTTGATTATTCAAAAATAGAAATGGGCCAGATAGAACTTGACCGCTCTCATTTTAATCTGAAGAAAGAGCTGGAACTAATGATCAAGTCTTTCGAACTTCAGAATACAGGAAATAAAAATAGTTTCTTTTTAAATATTGACGATAATATCCCAGTGCAATTATCTGGGGATATTACACGCTATAAGCAAATTCTATATAATTTAGTTGGGAATGCTAACAAGTTCACCAAAGGCGGTGAGGTTAAACTTAATGTCATCATTGAGAATAAAAGCGAAAACCATTTATTCATAAGCACTCAGGTTTGCGATAACGGAATTGGAATGAATGAGGAAGAGCAAAAAGACATTTTTAAACCATTCTCACAAAGCAACCAAACTATCACTAGAAGGTTTGGTGGCAGTGGCCTAGGCTTGAGCATTTCGAAAA
It includes:
- a CDS encoding response regulator; this translates as MELSERPRVLIVDDDKQNLLVTAEALKHLGADIDITTKAKEAIYWINSKNYALLIFDVQMPEMDGFQLAEIIQSGYRNSKTPIIFISGVYFDEFSIFKGYRKGGVDYMTKPLNMEILQSKVLIFLEIEQSRRDLEIEKTKSLKALEDKILAVGTVSHEIRNPLGVIASIADLMRDDIKDPELLTYLNILSSSTDHMSRLLNDLVDYSKIEMGQIELDRSHFNLKKELELMIKSFELQNTGNKNSFFLNIDDNIPVQLSGDITRYKQILYNLVGNANKFTKGGEVKLNVIIENKSENHLFISTQVCDNGIGMNEEEQKDIFKPFSQSNQTITRRFGGSGLGLSISKRLSQIMGGDIELKSEKGVGSCFTFTTRFRLCK
- a CDS encoding DUF4136 domain-containing protein, translated to MNKLFPLLIILALALTSCNTVKTTVDYDPQADFSVYKTFSYVPWNKQSDEILSERDKKRFRAACTAQLEKIGYVKGEGKTDLVVNLFLIIDEKTGTATFNDFYSSGGPTVGYYYGPWGYNSPGGVSVVGTMHSYDYEEGTLIVDLLDVKKKQLAWQGIAKKTLKSHKKGDGEAINVVMEKLFKGFPLQASK
- a CDS encoding glycosyltransferase, producing the protein MINFYDINIIIFGVFALAFLIQMIYIWFIFGRLAFYKPNIDKRIEKPVSVVITARDDYFFLQKHLPSILTQDYPEYEVVVVNDRSDDETMALLDRLNNQYDHLKVVNMNHSVSFYPGKKFPLSIGIKSAKHEILLLTDSDCQVNSKDWIRNMQMGFDEQTQIILGYGPYQPKKGILNSLIRYYSYFTALQYLSFALAKMPYMGVGRNLAYTKSLFFKNNGFISHYRVASGDDDLFVNETAKKNNVKICINPDSFTYSVPKTTFGQWIKQKKRHLSAGKLYKKRHQFVLSLYPFSLLLFYSLFAFQMYTGFLFYYVLGILAVRLISFMVIQKTSMNKLNEKKLFLTSPILELFIFLLNSLLVMSNTIYTKNKWK
- a CDS encoding RNA polymerase sigma factor, whose protein sequence is MEVNNKLTHKAQRDYELVLKALKGNQDAYAELMKNYRDSLYFMLLKMTNNATDAEDLTIEAFGKAFKNIKSYSPKYAFSTWLFKIATNNAIDFIRKKKQRTLSIDKPYSNSEEGPDMSQNIESGGLDPEEAFIRQQKIQLMRGIVDKLKPHYKTLVELRYFKEYSYEEIAEELELPLGTVKAQLFRAREFLYNVLKESKDKI
- the tgt gene encoding tRNA guanosine(34) transglycosylase Tgt, producing MDFRIDKLDDKSKARAGEITTDHGKIQTPIFMPVGTAGAVKAVHIRDVKEDTNAQIILGNTYHLYLRPGMEIMEAAGGLHKFNGWDRPILTDSGGYQVYSLAGTRKLTEEGVLFQSHIDGSRHMFTPERVMDIERSIGADIMMAFDECTPYPCDYDYAKNSMEMTHRWLDRCVNQFKNTEGKYGHKQALFPIVQGSTYSDLRKRSAEYIANVGAEGNAIGGLSVGEPAEMMYEMAEEVCDILPKDKPRYLMGVGTPVNILEGIALGIDMFDCVMPTRNGRNGMLFTSEGIINIKNKKWEKDFSPIDPNGFSFVDSIYSKAYIRHLFVAKETLGPMAASLHNLRFYLWLVGEARKHILAGDFASWKNMMVPKLQNRL